The Arachis hypogaea cultivar Tifrunner chromosome 16, arahy.Tifrunner.gnm2.J5K5, whole genome shotgun sequence genome contains a region encoding:
- the LOC112755426 gene encoding insulin-degrading enzyme-like 1, peroxisomal isoform X2 has protein sequence MRVHAGWATGLSAGESDWSLDFAFFKVSIELTDAGHEHIQDIIGLLFKYVELLQHSGVCEWIFEELSAVCETKFHYQDKIPPIDYVVHISSNMQLYPPKDWLIGSSLPTKFSPSVIKMVLDQLSPNNVRIFWESKNFEGHTDRVEPWYGTNYSIEKISSSVIQEWVHSSPDQNLHLPAPNVFIPTDLSLKPVQEKVKFPVLLSRSSYSALWYKPDTLFSTPKAYVKIDFNCPYAGSSPEAEVLTHIFTQLLMDYLNEYAYYAQVAGLNYGVNHTDSGFQVTVLGYNHKLRILLETIIEKIATFRVQTDRFSVIKEMVTKEYQNSKYQQPYQQAMYYCSLILQDQTWPWMEQLEVLPLLQPEDLSKFVPAMLSRSFLEFYVAGNIEGNEAELMVRHIEDVLFKCSKPLCQPLFPSQHVTNRVVKLESGTSYFYPSECLNPNDENSALVHYIQVGRDDFKLNVKLQLFALVAKQAAFHQLRSVEQLGYITVLMQRNDCGIRGLQFIIQSTVKGPGNIDQRVEAFLNMFEAKLLEMTADDFKSNVNALIDMKLEKHKNLREESAFFWREITDGTLRFDRKDFEVEALRQLTLQELIDFFNEYVKVGAPQKKTLSIRVYGNLHSDDYEAETSQPDSAKIENVFSFRKSQSLYGSFKGLSGQMKL, from the exons ATGAGGGTCCATGCAG GATGGGCTACGGGCTTGTCAGCAGGTGAATCAGATTGGAGTTTGGACTTTGCTTTCTTTAAGGTTTCAATTGAGCTTACGGATGCCGGACATG AGCACATACAAGATATCATAGGGTTGTTGTTCAAATATGTTGAACTTCTACAACATTCTGGTGTTTGCGAATGGATATTTGAAGAG CTTTCAGCTGTTTGTGAGACCAAATTTCATTATCAAGACAAAATTCCTCCAATTGATTATGTTGTTCACATTTCATCAAATATGCAG TTATATCCTCCAAAAGATTGGTTGATAGGATCATCTTTGCCTACTAAGTTCAGCCCAAGTGTTATCAAAATGGTTCTAGATCAGCTTTCTCCAAACAATGTCAG AATCTTTTGGGAGTCCAAAAATTTTGAGGGGCATACTGATAGGGTGGAGCCATGGTATGGAACTAATTATTCCATTGAAAAGATTTCCAGCTCTGTGATTCAG GAATGGGTGCATTCTTCTCCTGATCAAAATCTGCATCTTCCGGCTCCCAATGTATTCATTCCCACGGACTTGTCGCTCAAGCCTGTGCAAGAGAAA GTAAAATTTCCAGTTTTGTTAAGCAGGTCATCATATTCTGCCTTATGGTACAAGCCAGATACATTGTTTTCCACTCCCAAGGCTTACGTAAAGATTGACTTCAATTGCCCGTATGCTGGAAGCTCTCCTGAGGCTGAAGTTTTGACTCATATTTTTACACAATTATTGATGGATTATCTGAATGAATATG cttattatgcCCAGGTCGCCGGTTTAAATTACGGTGTGAATCACACAGATAGTGGTTTCCAG GTGACTGTCCTTGGTTATAATCACAAGTTAAGGATTTTACTTGAAACTATAATTGAAAAGATTGCAACATTCAGAGTGCAAACTGACAGGTTCTCAGTTATTAAG GAAATGGTAACCAAAGAGTACCAGAATTCCAAGTATCAACAACCATATCAACAAGCTATGTACTATTGCTCGTTGATACTTCAAGATCAGACCTGGCCTTGGATGGAACAGCTAGAAGTGCTTCCACTTCTTCAGCCTGAAGATCTTTCAAAATTTGTACCAGCTATGCTCTCAAGATCCTTTTTGGAGTTCTATGTAGCAG GAAATATTGAAGGTAATGAAGCGGAGTTAATGGTTAGACACATAGAAGATGTTCTCTTTAAGTGTTCAAAACCTTTGTGCCAGCCTTTATTTCCATCTCAGCATGTAACAAATCGGGTTGTTAAGCTTGAAAGTGGCACGAGTTACTTCTACCCATCAGAATGTCTTAATCCTAATGATGAGAATTCTGCTCTTGTGCATTATATACAG GTTGGTCGAGATGACTTCAAGCTGAATGTTAAACTTCAGCTTTTTGCCCTTGTTGCAAAGCAAGCAGCCTTCCATCAGCTTCGATCAGTTGAGCAGCTAGGGTACATTACTGTGCTCATGCAAAG GAATGATTGCGGTATACGTGGGCTGCAGTTTATTATTCAATCCACAGTAAAG GGTCCTGGAAATATCGATCAAAGAGTTGAGGCATTTCTGAATATGTTCGAGGCCAAACTACTTGAGATGACAGCTGATGACTTTAAG AGCAACGTAAATGCATTGATAGATATGAAactagaaaaacacaaaaacttgaGGGAAGAATCAGCATTCTTCTGGCGAGAGATTACTGATGGAACTCTGAGGTTTGATAGGAAAGACTTTGAG GTTGAAGCATTAAGACAGCTTACTCTTCAAGAGTTGATAGACTTCTTCAATGAATATGTCAAAGTTGGTGCACCTCAAAAGAAGACTTTGAGTATAAGAGTTTATGGGAACCTCCATTCCGATGATTACGAAGCAGAGACTTCTCAACCAGACTCAGCTAAAATAGAAAATGTTTTCAGTTTTAGGAAATCTCAGTCTCTTTATGGCTCTTTCAAAGGGCTTTCTGGGCAGATGAAATTGTAG
- the LOC112755427 gene encoding cytoplasmic tRNA 2-thiolation protein 2 yields MACNGSGCQSGCYKDEEEPKRENLAVPTKTDSASNGNICVKCKLNDSVSGYGGIDDGRFCADCFRSNLFGKFRYAVTSNAMISPTDKVLVAFSGGPSSRIALQYVHDLQERAQKNFDACRDRSLPVFGVGVVFIDESAVVPIPSGEMDEAVGFVSSVVSCLAPPKKELHVVPIETIYSSDSSDGKERLLKILNAVSDPTGREDLLVNIRMLALQKVASEFGYNRLVLGSCISRIASHVISATVKGQGYSLPADIQYVDARWEIPVVLPLRDCFAQEINMLCRLDGLKTLKLSTSPSSTINGLVSSFVQLLQEENPSRESTIVRTAGKLIPFQFNKIPEITDGHVPLATRRRQKRYNLKSNESVSSESFCPLCNSPLDKSEIVNRSNHDNGSTGEFFYAACCSSCQYQILPRDSTTMEQFYTDLPQSIISRSEEANNCNLSLLREQIQDCLLSDDEEET; encoded by the exons ATGGCGTGTAACGGCTCTGGTTGCCAATCCGGTTGCTACAAAGACGAAGAAGAACCGAAGCGTGAGAATCTAGCAGTTCCAACAAAAACCGATTCAGCGAGCAATGGGAACATCTGCGTCAAGTGCAAGCTGAACGACTCCGTTTCGGGTTACGGCGGCATCGACGATGGTCGCTTCTGCGCTGATTGCTTCAGGAGCAACCTGTTTGGGAAGTTCAGATACGCCGTCACCTCGAACGCCATGATCTCTCCCACCGATAAGGTCCTTGTTGCATTCTCAGGTGGCCCTTCTTCAAG GATAGCTTTGCAGTATGTGCATGATTTGCAAGAGAGGGCACAGAAGAATTTTGATGCCTGTAGAGATAGGTCGTTGCCTGTGTTTGGTGTTGGAGTGGTGTTTATAGATGAGAGTGCTGTTGTGCCGATTCCTTCTGGTGAGATGGATGAGGCGGTTGGATTTGTTTCTTCGGTTGTTTCGTGTTTAGCCCCGCCAAAGAAGGAGTTGCATGTTGTTCCTATTGAGACAATTTACTCGTCCGATTCTAGTGACGGAAAGGAGAGGCTGTTAAAGATTCTGAATGCTGTGAGTGATCCCACTGGAAGGGAGGATTTGTTGGTTAATATTCGCATGTTGGCACTTCAAAAG GTTGCTTCTGAATTTGGTTATAACAGACTTGTTCTAGGATCATGCATTTCAAGAATTGCTTCTCATGTCATTTCAGCCACTGTGAAG GGTCAGGGATATTCATTACCTGCAGATATACAGTATGTTGATGCTCGATGGGAAATTCCAGTTGTGCTTCCTCTACGTGATTGTTTCGCTCAAGAGATCAACATGCTTTGCCGCCTTGATGG TCTAAAGACTTTAAAGTTGTCTACAAGTCCAAGCTCTACCATCAATGGCTTGGTCTCATCATTTGTACAATTATTGCAG GAAGAAAACCCATCTAGAGAGAGCACAATTGTGAGAACAGCTGGGAAACTCATTCCTTTCCAATTTAACAAGATTCCCGAGATCACTGATGGTCATGTTCCCTTGGCAACTCGAAGACGCCAAAAGAGATATAATCTCAAATCGAATGAATCTGTTTCCTCGGAATCTTTCTGTCCTCTCTGCAATAGCCCACTTGATAAGTCTGAGATTGTTAATCGAAGCAACCATGATAATGGTAGCACTGGTGAATTTTTTTATGCTGCTTGCTGTTCTAGTTGTCAGTATCAGATACTTCCAAGAGATTCCACGACAATGGAGCAATTTTATACGGATTTACCCCAATCTATAATTTCCAGATCAGAGGAAGCAAACAATTGTAACTTGAGTCTGCTAAG GGAACAAATACAAGATTGCTTGCTttcagatgatgaagaagaaactTAG
- the LOC112755428 gene encoding uncharacterized protein isoform X2, whose translation MEVDAFRRLFPLKYFERHLAEAIRPDGRPLGKARDTTVVLGAVASANGSALVKIGSTTMLTAIKMEVMTPSLESPDEGCIAIDFHMPPICSPIVRPGRPAEAAPVISKQLSDTISSSGSIDLKELSLVTGKAAWMAYLDVYCLDADGALFDAALLSAVAALSHLQIPAVAMNDDGKIVLLSEDDGQKKAQEPVNKEKRNLTLRSIPFSLTCILHKNYILVDPTAEEESIMETVVTIALDTSGQLVSLYKPGGPVLAFTSAIQDCVALTRQRVKELKGILEEANSTMQVE comes from the exons ATGGAGGTTGATGCCTTTAGGCGCCTTTTCCCACTTAAATATTTTGAGCGTCATCTTGCCGAAGCTATACGTCCTGATGGTAGACCACTTGGGAAAGCTAGAGATACAACTGTAGTTCTTG GCGCTGTTGCATCTGCTAACGGTTCAGCACTTGTAAAGATTGGATCAACT ACTATGCTGACCGCTATTAAGATGGAAGTTATGACTCCATCCTTGGAATCACCAGATGAGGGATGTATAG CTATTGATTTCCACATGCCTCCAATTTGTTCTCCAATTGTTAGACCTGGAAGGCCTGCTGAAGCAGCACCAGTTATTTCAAAGCAATTGTCTGACACTATTTCCAG TTCTGGAAGTATTGATTTAAAAGAGTTGTCTTTGGTTACTGGAAAAGCTGCATGGATGGCTTACTTG GATGTCTATTGTTTGGATGCTGATGGTGCTCTTTTTGATGCAGCTTTACTTTCGGCAGTAGCTGCCTTATCGCATT TGCAAATACCTGCCGTTGCAATGAATGATGATGGCAAAATAGTGCTCTTGTCCGAGGATGATGGACAAAAGAAGGCACAAGAGCCAGTTAATAAAGAGAAAAGGAATCTTACACTAAGAAGCATTCCATTCTCGTTGACGTGCATACTCCACAAGAACTACATCTTGGTAGATCCCACTGCTGAAGAAGAATCCATTATGGAAACCGTGGTTACGATAGCTTTAGATACATCTGGCCAACTTGTATCCCTTTACAAGCCTGGTGGCCCAGTTCTTGCCTTCACATCTGCTATCCAG GACTGTGTTGCATTGACTAGGCAAAGAGTAAAGGAACTAAAGGGAATCTTAGAGGAAGCAAATTCTACTATGCAAGTTGAGTAG
- the LOC112755426 gene encoding insulin-degrading enzyme-like 1, peroxisomal isoform X1, whose translation MVVGMEGAAEIVKARTDKRDYRRIILPNSLQVLLISDPDTDKCAASMDVGVGSFSDPAGLEGLAHFLEHMLFYASEKYPVEDSYSKYITEHGGNTNAFTSAEHTNYYFDVNTDGFEEALDRFSQFFTKPLMSPDATTREIKAVDSENQKNLLSDPWRMNQLQKHLSSEDHPYHKFSTGNWDTLEVKPKEKGLDTRNELLKFYDHHYSANIMCLVVYTNESLDKIQNIVEVKFQNIRNTNRSSFHPPGQPCKSEHLQILVKTVPIKQGHKLKILWPVTPEIRHYNEGPCRYLGHLIGHEGEGSLYYILKTLGWATGLSAGESDWSLDFAFFKVSIELTDAGHEHIQDIIGLLFKYVELLQHSGVCEWIFEELSAVCETKFHYQDKIPPIDYVVHISSNMQLYPPKDWLIGSSLPTKFSPSVIKMVLDQLSPNNVRIFWESKNFEGHTDRVEPWYGTNYSIEKISSSVIQEWVHSSPDQNLHLPAPNVFIPTDLSLKPVQEKVKFPVLLSRSSYSALWYKPDTLFSTPKAYVKIDFNCPYAGSSPEAEVLTHIFTQLLMDYLNEYAYYAQVAGLNYGVNHTDSGFQVTVLGYNHKLRILLETIIEKIATFRVQTDRFSVIKEMVTKEYQNSKYQQPYQQAMYYCSLILQDQTWPWMEQLEVLPLLQPEDLSKFVPAMLSRSFLEFYVAGNIEGNEAELMVRHIEDVLFKCSKPLCQPLFPSQHVTNRVVKLESGTSYFYPSECLNPNDENSALVHYIQVGRDDFKLNVKLQLFALVAKQAAFHQLRSVEQLGYITVLMQRNDCGIRGLQFIIQSTVKGPGNIDQRVEAFLNMFEAKLLEMTADDFKSNVNALIDMKLEKHKNLREESAFFWREITDGTLRFDRKDFEVEALRQLTLQELIDFFNEYVKVGAPQKKTLSIRVYGNLHSDDYEAETSQPDSAKIENVFSFRKSQSLYGSFKGLSGQMKL comes from the exons atggtAGTAGGAATGGAAGGAGCTGCAGAGATCGTGAAGGCGCGTACGGACAAGAGGGATTACAGAAGGATCATCCTTCCCAACTCCCTTCAGGTCCTTCTCATCTCCGATCCCGACACCGACAAG TGTGCTGCTTCCATGGACGTTGGAGTAGGTTCCTTCAGCGACCCTGCTGGCCTCGAAGGCCTTGCCCATTTCCtag AGCACATGCTGTTTTATGCCAGTGAAAAGTATCCGGTGGAAGATAGCTACTCCAAGTATATCACTGAG CATGGAGGAAACACAAATGCATTTACATCTGCTGAGCATACCAACTATTATTTTGATGTTAACACAGATGGGTTTGAAGAGGCCCTGGACAG ATTTTCCCAGTTCTTTACTAAACCATTGATGTCTCCTGATGCTACCACAAGGGAAATTAAAGCTGTTGACTCTG AAAACCAGAAGAATTTACTATCTGATCCATGGAGAATGAACCAG CTTCAGAAACATCTCAGTTCTGAAGATCATCCTTATCACAAATTTAGTACAG GTAACTGGGACACTTTGGAAGTTAAACCGaaagaaaaaggattagacaCAAGGAATGAGCTTCTCAAATTCTATGACCACCACTATTCTGCCAATATAATGTGTCTAGTTGTATATACTAATG AAAGCCTTGATAAAATTCAAAACATTGTGGAAGTAAAGTTCCAGAATATTAGAAACACCAACAGAAGTTCTTTCCACCCTCCTGGTCAGCCATGTAAATCAGAGCATTTGCAG ATTCTTGTCAAGACTGTCCCAATAAAGCAAGGtcataaattgaaaattttatggcCGGTGACCCCTGAGATTCGTCACTACAATGAGGGTCCATGCAGGTATCTTGGTCATCTTATTGGCCACGAAGGAGAAGGGTCTTTATATTACATCTTGAAAACATTGG GATGGGCTACGGGCTTGTCAGCAGGTGAATCAGATTGGAGTTTGGACTTTGCTTTCTTTAAGGTTTCAATTGAGCTTACGGATGCCGGACATG AGCACATACAAGATATCATAGGGTTGTTGTTCAAATATGTTGAACTTCTACAACATTCTGGTGTTTGCGAATGGATATTTGAAGAG CTTTCAGCTGTTTGTGAGACCAAATTTCATTATCAAGACAAAATTCCTCCAATTGATTATGTTGTTCACATTTCATCAAATATGCAG TTATATCCTCCAAAAGATTGGTTGATAGGATCATCTTTGCCTACTAAGTTCAGCCCAAGTGTTATCAAAATGGTTCTAGATCAGCTTTCTCCAAACAATGTCAG AATCTTTTGGGAGTCCAAAAATTTTGAGGGGCATACTGATAGGGTGGAGCCATGGTATGGAACTAATTATTCCATTGAAAAGATTTCCAGCTCTGTGATTCAG GAATGGGTGCATTCTTCTCCTGATCAAAATCTGCATCTTCCGGCTCCCAATGTATTCATTCCCACGGACTTGTCGCTCAAGCCTGTGCAAGAGAAA GTAAAATTTCCAGTTTTGTTAAGCAGGTCATCATATTCTGCCTTATGGTACAAGCCAGATACATTGTTTTCCACTCCCAAGGCTTACGTAAAGATTGACTTCAATTGCCCGTATGCTGGAAGCTCTCCTGAGGCTGAAGTTTTGACTCATATTTTTACACAATTATTGATGGATTATCTGAATGAATATG cttattatgcCCAGGTCGCCGGTTTAAATTACGGTGTGAATCACACAGATAGTGGTTTCCAG GTGACTGTCCTTGGTTATAATCACAAGTTAAGGATTTTACTTGAAACTATAATTGAAAAGATTGCAACATTCAGAGTGCAAACTGACAGGTTCTCAGTTATTAAG GAAATGGTAACCAAAGAGTACCAGAATTCCAAGTATCAACAACCATATCAACAAGCTATGTACTATTGCTCGTTGATACTTCAAGATCAGACCTGGCCTTGGATGGAACAGCTAGAAGTGCTTCCACTTCTTCAGCCTGAAGATCTTTCAAAATTTGTACCAGCTATGCTCTCAAGATCCTTTTTGGAGTTCTATGTAGCAG GAAATATTGAAGGTAATGAAGCGGAGTTAATGGTTAGACACATAGAAGATGTTCTCTTTAAGTGTTCAAAACCTTTGTGCCAGCCTTTATTTCCATCTCAGCATGTAACAAATCGGGTTGTTAAGCTTGAAAGTGGCACGAGTTACTTCTACCCATCAGAATGTCTTAATCCTAATGATGAGAATTCTGCTCTTGTGCATTATATACAG GTTGGTCGAGATGACTTCAAGCTGAATGTTAAACTTCAGCTTTTTGCCCTTGTTGCAAAGCAAGCAGCCTTCCATCAGCTTCGATCAGTTGAGCAGCTAGGGTACATTACTGTGCTCATGCAAAG GAATGATTGCGGTATACGTGGGCTGCAGTTTATTATTCAATCCACAGTAAAG GGTCCTGGAAATATCGATCAAAGAGTTGAGGCATTTCTGAATATGTTCGAGGCCAAACTACTTGAGATGACAGCTGATGACTTTAAG AGCAACGTAAATGCATTGATAGATATGAAactagaaaaacacaaaaacttgaGGGAAGAATCAGCATTCTTCTGGCGAGAGATTACTGATGGAACTCTGAGGTTTGATAGGAAAGACTTTGAG GTTGAAGCATTAAGACAGCTTACTCTTCAAGAGTTGATAGACTTCTTCAATGAATATGTCAAAGTTGGTGCACCTCAAAAGAAGACTTTGAGTATAAGAGTTTATGGGAACCTCCATTCCGATGATTACGAAGCAGAGACTTCTCAACCAGACTCAGCTAAAATAGAAAATGTTTTCAGTTTTAGGAAATCTCAGTCTCTTTATGGCTCTTTCAAAGGGCTTTCTGGGCAGATGAAATTGTAG
- the LOC112755428 gene encoding uncharacterized protein isoform X1 — protein sequence MGFPDASKDLSSEMEVDAFRRLFPLKYFERHLAEAIRPDGRPLGKARDTTVVLGAVASANGSALVKIGSTTMLTAIKMEVMTPSLESPDEGCIAIDFHMPPICSPIVRPGRPAEAAPVISKQLSDTISSSGSIDLKELSLVTGKAAWMAYLDVYCLDADGALFDAALLSAVAALSHLQIPAVAMNDDGKIVLLSEDDGQKKAQEPVNKEKRNLTLRSIPFSLTCILHKNYILVDPTAEEESIMETVVTIALDTSGQLVSLYKPGGPVLAFTSAIQDCVALTRQRVKELKGILEEANSTMQVE from the exons ATGGGATTTCCAGATGCTTCCAAGGATCTTTCATCAGAAATGGAGGTTGATGCCTTTAGGCGCCTTTTCCCACTTAAATATTTTGAGCGTCATCTTGCCGAAGCTATACGTCCTGATGGTAGACCACTTGGGAAAGCTAGAGATACAACTGTAGTTCTTG GCGCTGTTGCATCTGCTAACGGTTCAGCACTTGTAAAGATTGGATCAACT ACTATGCTGACCGCTATTAAGATGGAAGTTATGACTCCATCCTTGGAATCACCAGATGAGGGATGTATAG CTATTGATTTCCACATGCCTCCAATTTGTTCTCCAATTGTTAGACCTGGAAGGCCTGCTGAAGCAGCACCAGTTATTTCAAAGCAATTGTCTGACACTATTTCCAG TTCTGGAAGTATTGATTTAAAAGAGTTGTCTTTGGTTACTGGAAAAGCTGCATGGATGGCTTACTTG GATGTCTATTGTTTGGATGCTGATGGTGCTCTTTTTGATGCAGCTTTACTTTCGGCAGTAGCTGCCTTATCGCATT TGCAAATACCTGCCGTTGCAATGAATGATGATGGCAAAATAGTGCTCTTGTCCGAGGATGATGGACAAAAGAAGGCACAAGAGCCAGTTAATAAAGAGAAAAGGAATCTTACACTAAGAAGCATTCCATTCTCGTTGACGTGCATACTCCACAAGAACTACATCTTGGTAGATCCCACTGCTGAAGAAGAATCCATTATGGAAACCGTGGTTACGATAGCTTTAGATACATCTGGCCAACTTGTATCCCTTTACAAGCCTGGTGGCCCAGTTCTTGCCTTCACATCTGCTATCCAG GACTGTGTTGCATTGACTAGGCAAAGAGTAAAGGAACTAAAGGGAATCTTAGAGGAAGCAAATTCTACTATGCAAGTTGAGTAG